Genomic window (Mus caroli chromosome 14, CAROLI_EIJ_v1.1, whole genome shotgun sequence):
agaagtggatgctcacagtcatctataagatggaacgcagggcccccaatggagaagctagagatctgcaaccctataggtggaacaacaatatgaactaaccagtacccccagagctcatatctctagctgcatatgtatcagaagatggcctagttggccatcactgggaagagaggccccttggNNNNNNNNNNNNNNNNNNNNNNNNNNNNNNNNNNNNNNNNNNNNNNNNNNNNNNNNNNNNNNNNNNNNNNNNNNNNNNNNNNNNNNNNNNNNNNNNNNNNNNNNNNNNNNNNNNNNNNNNNNNNNNNNNNNNNNNNNNNNNNNNNNNNNNNNNNNNNNNNNNNNNNNNNNNNNNNNNNNNNNNNNNNNNNNNNNNNNNNNNNNNNNNNNNNNNNNNNNNNNNNNNNNNNNNNNNNNNNNNNNNNNNNNNNNNNNNNNNNNNNNNNNNNNNNNNNNNNNNNNNNNNNNNNNNNNNNNNNNNNNNNNNNNNNNNNNNNNNNNNNNNNNNNNNNNNNNNNNNNNNNNNNNNNNNNNNNNNNNNNNNNNNNNNNNNNNNNNNNNNNNNNNNNNNNNNNNNNNNNNNNNNNNNNNNNNNNNNNNNNNNNNNNNNNNNNNNNNNNNNNNNNNNNNNNNNNNNNNNNNNNNNNNNNNNNNNNNNNNNNNNNNNNNNNNNNNNNNNNNNNNNNNNNNNNNNNNNNNNNNNNNNNNNNNNNNNNNNNNNNNNNNNNNNNNNNNNNNNNNNNNNNNNNNNNNNNNNNNNNNNNNNNNNNNNNNNNNNNNNNNNNNNNNNNNNNNNNNNNNNNNNNNNNNNNNNNNNNNNNNNNNNNNNNNNNNNNNNNNNNNNNNNNNNNNNNNNNNNNNNNNNNNNNNNNNNNNNNNNNNNNNNNNNNNNNNNNNNNNNNNNNNNNNNNNNNNNNNNNNNNNNNNNNNNNNNNNNNNNNNNNNNNNNNNNNNNNNNNNNNNNNNNNNNNNNNNNNNNNNNNNNNNNNNNNNNNNNNNNNNNNNNNNNNNNNNNNNNNNNNNNNNNNNNNNNNNNNNNNNNNNNNNNNNNNNNNNNNNNNNNNNNNNNNNNNNNNNNNNNNNNNNNNNNNNNNNNNNNNNNNNNNNNNNNNNNNNNNNNNNNNNNNNNNNNNNNNNNNNNNNNNNNNNNNNNNNNNNNNNNNNNNNNNNNNNNNNNNNNNNNNNNNNNNNNNNNNNNNNNNNNNNNNNNcaaaacatccatggaagcagttacagagacaatgtttggagctgagactaaaggatggaccatcttgagactgccatacctggggatccatcccttaatcagtctccaaatgctgacaccattgcacacactagcaagattttgctgaaaggacaagTAAGGCCCAAGGGAGAAtaactcagaaggggaaactaaatAATCaacagaggtggatggagagagggaacagggTAGGAGAGGGGTTAAGGAGGGGAACAGGGATGGCAATCAGGGTGTGGGGAGACAAGGggcaggagagggctgggagtaAGAATGGCAATCAGTAGGGGGGAGGCATCTCTGGTGACTAGCTGAATGCCTGGATGAGAAGGGGAGGTATAGGGAACCaatgggggtgaccctagctgagactcctaccagAGGGGAATATAGAGACTGAAAtaaccacctcctgtagccaggcaagaccttccaaaggagggaaggggacatCAATCtacccataaaaccttcaaccccaaatttatcttccatttaaaatgtacagagataaaaatggagcagagactgaaggaacagttAACTTAAATAGTTAACTACCCCAACTCGAGACCCATCCCATGTAAGAGAGCCAAcctgacactattcatgataCTTTGCTATGCTTACAGagaggaacctagcataactgtctcctgagaggcttcctccagcagcagagaaagacaaatgcagagacccacagtcaaacataaGGCAAAGTTCTGGGTGTCCTGTGGAAGAGTAAGAGAAAGaactgagcaagtcagaggggtcaaggacaccacagagaGACCCACAAAATTAATTAACCTGGGATCGTGGGGCCTCACAAATCCTGGGCCATCAACCAagggagcatgcaggagctgAACCTAGACcctctacacatttgtagcaaatgtgcagcttggtcttcatgtgagttccCTAACAAGTGGAGTAGGGgttgtcttggtctctgttccctgccactgGATTCCCTTCCACCTACCtgaactgcctggttgggccCACTAGGAGAGGATGTGTGCCCAGTCCTGCTGGAACTAGCTGTTGTGGGTGGGGGGTCAGGAAGGAGTAATATGCAAGGGTGATTCCCCTTCGGGACAATGTGGAGACTGATTTGTtagggagggactgggaagagggcAATGTGCTGTGATCGGGatataaaaagaataacaaaaatattattgGGGGAAAAAATGGGTCTAGCCAAAGACATTCATGAAATTGTCTGGGGTCTAAAGCATGTTTGGTGTCTATGGTGTAAGACAAGTTCTATTTCAGTCATCACAACCCAGACTGTTGCTGAGGCCACATCCAAGATTGTATCGCATCACAGCACAAGACTGCTGCTCAGTCCACATCAGTTTTGACTGATCGTATCACAGGACTACAGCATGCATCCACACTCTATCTGTGACATCAATGCTGTCTGGATGCCTCTTTTACATCTGAAACTGCACTGGGCAACACAGTCTTCTACAATGCCTCAAACAAAAGTGGCCTGCCCAGACAACCCAAAAGGAAGTGAATCTCCTCTGATAATGGTGCAAATTCCTTTGAAGCACAATCACAGGGTGGAAAGAACATCCTAGACATAACATACAAGTCACCTCTGGGCAAGAATTACCTCTCCCAAAACAGGTGGACTGCATCAGCCACTGACTTGAACCCTCAGACATGAAAAGCTAAGTTTCATTGTATTCCTTTAAACTGAAAGGCCCAGCTGTTGCTCAATTATTCTAGGGCTGGTTTATTACTAAAATAGTACTTCTCTGTTCTAGTTCAGATAGTCCAGGTAGCAGAGGCTTCTGTGGCACATGTGAAAATTGggtaaggaaagaagaaatgagaccTAGAAGAATGCACAAAGATTAGAGGTTTCTCCAGCCAGGCACATTCTATGAAGACCAGCACTTAACACCAAGAGTACCTGATAGTTTAAATCTGTACGACTCATCAGGGGGAAAGAGCCTAACACGTTTGATTCCTTCTCAAACTACTCAGAGTTTAAAGGTCTGGCCACGAGATGTTCACCTATTACTGTCCCCTCAAATTTCAGAGCTGTGTGTAAGTGACCTCCAAGACACCACTGAGAGGCAGCAGTTGGCCAGCCCACCTATACAAGGGACAGCCATGGCAGTCCAAGCACAGGCACAAAGCATCTCTTCAAGAGAACTGGGATGAAAAAAGCGAAAAAGCAGTGGCAGAAGGATGACACAGTGGCACACCCCAAACTCAAGAGGACACCCCAAACTCATCAACTGGGAGAGAACTTAAGAGAGGGAATTGAGGCAATCTGGACTACTCAAGACCTTATCTTAAAAGCAATGACTGAGGACAAGCTGCCAAGGATCCAAGGAGAAAGGGCAGCACAGAGATGTCTACTGAGTCGCtgaatattctatatttttgtaaAAGTAAAAACCATTTGCCAGTCTCCTTTCTTGGGTTTTGGGGGGTACTTACTTTTGCTTGTTTTGGAGacacaggatttcactatgtagccctggcttgcctggaactcagattcacctgcctctacctcctaaaagTTAGgcctaaaggcatgcaccaccacaccacacacaacccaCTCTCCTTATTTATTctgtattcaatatagtaaacATTAGACTCAGCTTTTGGGTGTCTAACACTAAGCAAAAACCAATACATCTACACCTGAAAGTACTGGCAGAACCTGTAACTTACATGCTGGGGTCACAGAATGTAAGTCTAGTCGCAAGTAGTCGCAAGTAGTTCAATGTACCTGTCCCTCTCTTCTTGGAATTCTGTGATAGTTACTGTTTTGTTAGAGACTCTGAACCATCAAcatttatttagaaaagaaaaaagaattaagtaCATGGCTTTGCATCAACAATCAGGATAAATAAAACTTACCTCAAAAGTCCCAGCTTTTAACAGATTGACCTGATCGTGCTGAGACAGATCTCGGAAGCCAGGAATCCTCTTTGCAAATTCCACCACCTCTTTTACTGCTGGGGTAAAACTCATTGAAAATTCTTCCCAGATTTCATGTCCAGACTTCTGAGGGTCCACATATGGAGACTTACTCATAGGACACACCTAATttacaagaaatagaaaaactcTTAAATTGTGAAGAGTGGCAAAGAATTCCAAAGTGTCACCTCAATTATGAGAAACCACAACATGAAGTAACTCCTAACTCAAGTAAGGCCTTCCATCACTTTCTGTGAGTGCATCTTACCTCAAAACAGGAATTCTCACCACAGTAAATACAGTTACAATATCTTCAATGTACATAAGAAAATGTGTGAGTTCTCACCAATGAAGTGggtaaatactttaaaatggagGCTTTACAAATCACATATTCAACCATGGAGATGGCTTAGCTCttgcagttcagttcccagcacactcATCAGAGGCCTATTAACTGCAGTTTCAGGGGCCTCCTTCAGcaccttcacacatgtgcacatacctacactcacacatgtacataattaaaattaaaatagtcagatgtggtggcacatgagtTTAATCTCAGCACAAGGGAGGAAAAGGCatgaggatctctgagttcaagaccaactggTACTCACATTTAGTTTAAGATCAACAGAAGTatgtagtaagaccctatctcaaaacaaaaagcaacaataataaaattaaaaataaaatagaaacacataTCCTATACACTTAAATGACCTTGTaaagctttaatcccagtactagggaagcagagacagaaaaatctcTGTGAGTACCAGGCCAGGTATgagtacatgagaccctgtctcaaatatgcttttaaaagccTCATGACAAGTTAATTGAAACAGCTATGGACCTACTGTAAGAGGTAACCTAGGCAAACACTGCATAAACAAGAACTTGAGAACCCTCTTGAATGGGCAACAACTGCCAccttacacacatgtgcagggcCATGACTTTTGAAAACAGATCTATTTCTCACCCTGGTTATTATGGTCAATTATAATCAAtaatctttgtcttttctctgctAGTAGATGAAATCCAGAGTCTTTTGGCACAAGCAAAACAAGAGCTCCACTACAAAAACTGCACCTTAGTCCATAATTACCTTTTCTTAGTTGAGTACATGATCCTCTGAAAGACTCAGTGCCTTATCCAAACAGAGTGAGGCCACAAATCTCTTTACTTCCCATTTCAGGGCTTATTTATTCTCAGTAAACAAAAACACTGCAAGTTCCAAAAGTATAAGGCACCTCAATTTAAGAGGGTCACTGCTGGGACTACATGTCCCAGGGTGGGCTTCCCCTTCTATGAAAAGGGGGAGGGTGATAGAAGGAGGAATTTGTAAGGGCagagctgggaagagagaaggaagtggaGCTGTGATcagtgaatgaaaataaataaattattggggGGGAAAAGCATCACTGATCCTTTAGCTCCTTAACAATGCTGAGACCAGTGACCTCCATCTGTGCAGCCAGGAAACTGACTGTGGATATGAGGTACACCTTCTAAACATGAGCTAAGGAAGCCAAAGAAGCTGCAGGACCACTAAAACGATATGAAGCATGGTCTATTACTAAAAACAGCCTTTAAATTTACATTAAACCCATAGGAATCAAGGAATGAGAGGATTCCTAAGCCTGGAGACAGCTATGAAACCAGCATCTACAAAGCCTACAAGTGCCTAGAGGAAGAACCTTAGCACCTGAAGTACTAGGAGGCCACGAGGTTTAAGGCATCTTCTAGACTACCCTCAGCCCTCAGACCTCAGACACTGGCAAAAGACAACAGGAAAGCTGAACATGAAGACTGTAATAGAATCAACTATCTTtaggatttaaaaaagaaaaaaaagataattaccTGGCAGCTGAAAGCAAGCGCTACACCAAAAGACCTCATGGTTTAAACTGGAAATGACATACGGAGTGCTGCTGTTCTGATGAAATGCTGGCTGACCATAAACACTGTATTTTTGTGTAGAATGTTGAATTTGATGAAATGAATTTGAATGATATGAATATTAACTGATCTCAGGATAAAATCTTAGAAATCAGGCTACTAAATTtcttcccaggactcaggaggcagaggcaggcaaatctctgagttcaaggccagcctgatctagattgagttccaggacagagagagctatacaaagaaaccctatcttggaaaagaaaaaaaaaaaaatatatatatatatatatatatattctcaaaccATAAAATATCTCCAAAACTCTTTCTACATCAGTATGGCTTTTAAAACCTCTgtttggagccgggcgtggtggcgcacgcctttaatcccagcactcgtgaggcagaggcaggcagatttctgagttccaggccagcctggtctacaaagtgagttccaggacagccagggctgtacggagaaaccctgtcttaaaaaaaaaaaaaaaaaaaaaaaaaaaaaaaaaaaaaacaaacaaaaaaaacccaacctctGTTTGGCAGTGATGCACCCTGAAGTCCCAGTGATCCACAAGATCGCTTGAACCCAGGAGCTCAAAGCAACATCCCAAGACTGTCCCCTCAAAAGCAACAAAAcctctctccaaaaaaaaaatcaaagaagctaAAAGATCAACTCTTTTGAAAAGGATTCCAACGTTAATGAACTACTAACTGATCAGAACACCTAAATTTCCAAAGATATTTCCAGGAATTATAGGATCAATTCTGTGCCAATCCTATTTTATACAAATCCTAACCCCACAGTAGCAATTAAAGCACAAGCTCATACCTACTGTTATGTAAAATTATGTTACTCCTCATGCACTGCTTATTAACATTTCACCAAAATACTACACAAAGAGGCTTCTAGAAATCTCTTGGGCTTTCTCACCCACCTCCCAACTCAACatgccccccaaaagaaaaccttCCAAGCTTTCCTTGATACAAGGCGAGCAAAGAATCGATTTCACTGTACCAGATGCATCCTCCCTCCAGTGTTGCACAGGTAACTATTCCTGTTCTCAGTCTGAGAACATCCACCTACTGGAATTCTATCACAGACTCTTTGAGTATAAGCACTGGAGAAGTTCATACAGTGTCCATTTGCAATACAAACAGCATGGCCGTTTGGGTAATGCATTATGTTCCTCCCTTTGTACTGTCCACTGAGATGTGGCAGCCTCTCACTACAGGGGAAGTGCTTGTGAAGCCCACTGCCACGATGGTCTTGATTTAAATTATACTGCTCCATGTTCCTGGGAATCCGTTCTCCTCTCTGAGGTGGCATGCTCTCAGATGAGTTTTCTCCATGTTCCTGATTATACAGAAAGGTGTCCTTGTGGGCTCTGGTCACCATGCCAATCACTTCCTCCTTTGCAAAATCAGGAgtgtttttgatgttttcttgctCCAGCTGGGACTTGGGCCGCAGCTGTTCCTGAGCTGGTAGTGCTGACTGTTCATGCTGTTCTGCTAAGGTGTCATTCTGCAGGTGGCCACTGAACTGGGTGTTCATCATGGTCTTCATTGCACTTTGCATTTCAATTAGCATTCTCTGTTTTTCACGCTTAGGAATCCGGCCAAATCGAACAGCTATGAAGAGAAAGCTAGTTAGCATCTATATTCTAATAAGCTCTGCTTGCATAAAACAATGATACAAAACTAGCTCTGAAACCCCTGGCTCTTGTCATACAAGTCAAGAATATCTACATATCTCAGCCTAAGTTTTTCTAAACTTGGGTGCTGATTCAgtaaaggaaatgggaaagaagggaaaactTTCCAAAACAAGGGTAAGAAAAACATGTTGAGTTTTTTCCTAAGCAAAAatctaagaaacaaaaaaatgtaagaacTGCAATATAAAGCATACCAGCCCCTTACTAAAGCCAGGCAACCACACAGCACTCTGGacaatctctgtgagctccaagccaaccaggactacacagttagaccctacctcaaaaaaaattttttaaaaagactaagaCAGCTGAGAAAGCCTGACCCAAGGTGATAATAATATAgtgcataataaatatatgtatattattttatgtgtatcaatgttttgcctgcatgtgtgtatgcatatgtgtatatgtgtgtatgtatgtgtgtgtatatatatatatcacatcacATATTGTGCCACAGATGCACAGATGGAGAAGAAGCATCAAGGTCCCCTAgtatggagttacaggcacttgtgagtCACTTTGTAAATACTAGGAACTGAATCTGaattctctgtaagagcagtgtatgctttttatcactgagccatctttctatgTCAAATAAATCCTGCCCTTCATCCCCagaaaaggaaacttaaaatcATTTAGGAAAAGTTGTGTgaatggtggcatacaccttttaatcccagaaggcagaggcaggtggatctccaagttgggggccagcctagtctacaaagttagttgcagtacagacagggctacacagagaaaccctgtcccgaaaaaaaaaatcatttaggaaAAATCTGAGTCAATTTACATGAAGCTACATAAAAGGCAACCATGCCAATAGCTGCCTCTGAGATGATAGTGCTCATTCCACCATAATGAGTTTAAACCCACAGGAGGTTGCAACGTGCTTTCGGAATCTGTACATACCAACCAAAGAGGCCCTGGTAACTGCTGACAGCTCAATGACCAACCTCACACTCTGTCAACACTCTGCACTGGGCACGTACCATCTCGTGACATTCCCACAGATAGACACTTCTTAAAGCGGCACTGCTGGCACCGGTTTCTGTTCATCCTCATGATGGAACAGTTCTCATTCTTCAGGCACTTCTTATACTGGATGTTTTGCTGAATGCTCCTCCGAAAGAAACCCTAAAATAAAGGAAGATTTATCTATCCATGTAAAAACGTGAAGTCCCTCACAAGAACTATTCCCATATCAAGCTAGTATATGTGGAGCTAGACCTAtgtcaaagaaagaaattcttgaCAAAAAGGTTAACTGGCTCCTTACTGGTATCTATCAGTAGATACAACACTTAACAAACAAAACTCCTCTTCCTGTGGAAGATTCTTTGTGCTGGCCCAAAGTACCTTTTTATAAGCACTCCCGCCGCTATACCTCAGCAGCAGCTACAAGTTCAATCTTGAAAGCAAGTTTcaaaacttgtatttttttttcttttttttagggggtggggggtgggggggtggatgGATCTCAAttagcccagggtagccttgaactactgatcctcATACCCCtacctccccaagtgctgggataacaagcatgtgccaccatatgcAGCTTTCAAAAACTTTTGAGACATAAAAGCTGACAGTTTGATAGCTGGATTCTATCACTAGAACCTTATGTTACAATAGCTGAGCTCGGTCATTTCTGGAACATTTCTGTTGTCACCAACTAAATCTAGACACACATGCCAGACATCCCTGGCCACATGTAAGCAGCACATGTTATAGCACATGCCCACATCCAGGAAAAGAGGGTTCCCAGACTGATGACTATAAACAACTATCTTGACTACATAAATCATTAGCATATGCTCTATGCCAGATCTTCATCTACCCCAAGCTCAATGTTCCTAggaaaaaacacaaaactcaagaaaaacaactaaaaattcACTTCAAACAGGATAGCCCCTTAATATTATAACTGACTACACGATACATCTTATTAAATATTGACCAGTTATAACACTTTTGCATTTTACTGTTGTGATACTATATACTTGGTTTAAATTATGCAAGAGCtaagaaaaatgcattttttaagaAGGTACTGAGgacttggtggtggtggcatatgccttgaatcccagcactctggaggcagaggcaggtgaatctctgtgagttctgccagcctgggctatagagcgagttccaggacagccagcaccacccaaagaaaccctgactcaaaaataaacaaacaaggaaaacaaaacaaaacaagtaaaaagaGGGTACTAGAATCTATGAGGTGGATCAAGGTAAAGTATTTGCCTAACCTTGTTAGACCTTGTGTCTCATTCCCAGCACAGGACTACCCCAAAACTATGCATTTTGCATGATTTGGTGACACACCCTGTAATCACAGAAACTTGGAAAGCTAAGGCAGATTTTGAgtctaagccagcctgggctacttcagaagaccctgtctcaaacaaatactACCGAGATATTGAtcaattatttgtatttatcaaTATAGtgatgagagatggctcagtggttgaaaacaccagcacccacatggcagcttacaaccatttgtagcTCTTGCTGTAgtagatctgacgccctcttctagactccatgggcaccaggatTTCACGtaatacacatttaaaagatactttttaaaagagaatatataatacatttcattcaaattgttattttattatctaaATGCAAGCTGAGCATGAATTTAACTTCAAaatactttacattttctttaaaatatatacacaattcTCTAAGACAATAGAAAAGAGCTACGTCTACAGAAAAAAACACTTACTAGTCATTAAAAACTCCCAGACTCAACTCACTCAGATTTGTCCCAGGAGAGACTTATTCTTTCTTATCTTATTCACCCTGCCACATCCTGCCAAACCAGATTCCTACTCTAGCCTACAGTGAGAAAACAAGAACACATGTTGATCTTGTTTGGTTACAGGAAAAAGAGTTGTGTCAGATTTAAGAGAGATTCTGGATGTACGTGAGGAGGAAGGGCCACCTCAAAGAGCTTACCTAAGATTCTGGTTGCAATCACTAGAAATTaactctttcctctgtcttctatTTAATGATCTGACTCATTTGTATTCTACTGTttgctgctgttatttttgtttgttttgtgtttgagataagatcttgctaaatagctcaggctagcttagCATcaacaatcctcttgcctcaagcATTATTTCTCAGCAcactacatttaaataaatacttagCAGTTATTCCCAGTCCACAGTCCTAACAGGATAAGAGCTGATGTGGTCTCTGTTCCCCAAGGATCATGTTCTAGAAACTAAC
Coding sequences:
- the Nr1d2 gene encoding nuclear receptor subfamily 1 group D member 2; translation: MELNAGGVIAYISSSSSASSPASCHSEGSENSFQSSSSSVPSSPNSSNCDANGNPKNTDISSIDGVLKSDRTDCPVKTGKPSTPGMTKSHSGMTKFSGMVLLCKVCGDVASGFHYGVHACEGCKGFFRRSIQQNIQYKKCLKNENCSIMRMNRNRCQQCRFKKCLSVGMSRDAVRFGRIPKREKQRMLIEMQSAMKTMMNTQFSGHLQNDTLAEQHEQSALPAQEQLRPKSQLEQENIKNTPDFAKEEVIGMVTRAHKDTFLYNQEHGENSSESMPPQRGERIPRNMEQYNLNQDHRGSGLHKHFPCSERLPHLSGQYKGRNIMHYPNGHAVCIANGHCMNFSSAYTQRVCDRIPVGGCSQTENRNSYLCNTGGRMHLVCPMSKSPYVDPQKSGHEIWEEFSMSFTPAVKEVVEFAKRIPGFRDLSQHDQVNLLKAGTFEVLMVRFASLFDAKERTVTFLSGKKYSVDDLHSMGAGDLLSSMFEFSEKLNALQLSDEEMSLFTAVVLVSADRSGIENVNSVEALQETLIRALRTLIMKNHPNEASIFTKLLLKLPDLRSLNNMHSEELLAFKVHP